A single window of Actinoallomurus bryophytorum DNA harbors:
- a CDS encoding TetR/AcrR family transcriptional regulator, which translates to MTTVRRRRPEDGTATARDSAGGFRRRLLDGLAASIADKGYQNTTIADVVRRARTSRRTFYEHFSGKDECFVALLTDVNTETIRQISAAVDQTAPWTSQVRQAIETWIACAESQPTIMVSWIRDVPSLGDAARRLHRDVVEAFVVMIQTICDTEEWRAAGAGPVPRQLAIMLLGGLRLLTGTTLEDGGRISDFTETAVEASIALLGPRA; encoded by the coding sequence GTGACGACTGTGCGGCGTCGGCGCCCTGAGGACGGGACGGCGACCGCCCGCGACTCCGCCGGAGGATTCCGCCGGCGACTGCTCGACGGTCTCGCCGCCTCGATCGCGGACAAGGGCTACCAGAACACCACGATCGCCGACGTCGTACGCCGGGCGCGCACGTCACGGCGCACCTTCTACGAACACTTCTCGGGCAAGGACGAGTGTTTCGTCGCGCTTCTCACCGACGTCAACACCGAGACGATCCGCCAGATCTCCGCCGCCGTCGACCAGACCGCGCCCTGGACGAGCCAGGTCCGCCAGGCGATCGAGACCTGGATCGCCTGTGCGGAGTCCCAGCCCACCATCATGGTGAGCTGGATCCGCGATGTGCCATCACTCGGCGACGCGGCCCGCCGGTTGCATCGCGACGTGGTGGAGGCCTTCGTCGTCATGATCCAGACCATCTGCGACACCGAGGAGTGGCGTGCCGCCGGCGCCGGCCCCGTGCCACGCCAGCTCGCCATCATGCTCCTCGGCGGACTGCGACTGCTGACGGGCACCACCCTTGAGGACGGCGGACGGATCAGCGACTTCACCGAGACCGCGGTGGAAGCCTCGATAGCCCTTCTCGGCCCACGCGCCTAG